In the Chryseobacterium sp. MYb264 genome, one interval contains:
- a CDS encoding winged helix-turn-helix transcriptional regulator: protein MTAIKESSTIQQNKKYALDLCPVTYVMEKIGGFWKPIILYHLSNGDKRYSELKRAIPAVTEKMLIQHLKQLENDGLVIRTAKPVVPPHVTYELSEAGKGLIPVIHSMAEWAFKDMEGKYDEKCSNVTM, encoded by the coding sequence ATGACAGCTATTAAAGAAAGTTCAACCATTCAGCAGAATAAAAAATATGCACTCGATTTATGCCCTGTAACGTATGTGATGGAGAAAATCGGAGGATTTTGGAAACCGATTATTTTATATCATCTTTCGAACGGTGATAAACGATACAGCGAATTGAAGCGCGCCATTCCTGCTGTAACAGAAAAAATGTTGATTCAGCATTTAAAGCAGCTGGAAAACGATGGCTTGGTCATCAGAACGGCAAAACCTGTTGTTCCTCCCCACGTAACCTACGAATTAAGCGAAGCCGGAAAAGGATTAATTCCGGTAATTCACTCTATGGCGGAATGGGCTTTTAAAGACATGGAGGGAAAATACGATGAGAAATGTAGCAATGTAACAATGTAG
- a CDS encoding NmrA family NAD(P)-binding protein has product MKIVITGSLGNVAKPLAQQLIAEGHDITIISSDDAKKVEIENLGAKAAIGSITDVNFLVNTFQDADAAFLMTPPNMGGTNIVENTINAGKNYAEAIKQTGVKKIVMLSSIGVESPVENGPIKGLHFIEKFYNELENISVTFLRAGYFYINFFNDIPLVKNAGIIGANFPATATVPLVHPTDIAKAAAKELINNAEGKNVKYIVSDVRPASDFATVFGSAISKPELPWIEFKDEDSLNGMLQAGVPQEMAELYTEMGRGIRTGVVQKDFIEHGSVVNGEVKLEEFAKEFADKFNA; this is encoded by the coding sequence ATGAAAATTGTAATCACAGGTTCATTAGGAAATGTAGCGAAACCTCTTGCTCAACAATTAATTGCAGAAGGTCATGACATCACTATCATCAGCAGCGATGATGCTAAAAAAGTTGAGATTGAAAACTTAGGTGCAAAAGCAGCAATTGGTTCGATCACCGATGTAAACTTTTTAGTGAACACTTTTCAAGATGCTGATGCTGCATTTTTAATGACTCCTCCGAATATGGGTGGAACGAATATCGTTGAAAATACCATTAATGCTGGGAAAAATTATGCTGAGGCTATCAAGCAAACCGGAGTTAAAAAAATTGTCATGCTAAGCAGCATCGGTGTCGAATCTCCTGTTGAAAACGGACCAATTAAAGGGCTTCATTTTATCGAAAAATTCTACAATGAACTGGAAAATATATCTGTCACTTTCTTAAGAGCCGGATATTTTTATATCAACTTCTTCAATGATATTCCTTTAGTTAAAAATGCAGGAATTATTGGGGCTAATTTTCCTGCAACCGCAACAGTTCCATTGGTTCATCCAACTGATATTGCCAAGGCTGCTGCGAAAGAGTTGATTAACAACGCTGAAGGTAAGAATGTGAAATATATTGTGAGTGATGTTCGCCCAGCTTCTGATTTTGCAACAGTTTTTGGAAGTGCGATTAGTAAACCAGAACTTCCATGGATCGAGTTTAAAGATGAAGATTCTCTGAATGGAATGCTTCAGGCCGGAGTTCCACAGGAAATGGCTGAATTGTATACTGAAATGGGAAGAGGAATCAGAACAGGTGTTGTGCAAAAGGATTTTATTGAGCATGGCTCTGTTGTGAATGGAGAGGTGAAATTGGAAGAATTTGCAAAGGAATTTGCTGATAAGTTTAATGCTTAA
- a CDS encoding helix-turn-helix domain-containing protein has translation MEDQKVEVYSSVSEYNKMANHETLHPLVSIIDFSKSDPICQFRRTFGFYTVFLKDIMCGDMHYGKHSYDYQEGTLVFIAPGQIYGINNDGNYVQPGGYALIFHPDLIKGTNLGKNIKDYNFFSYEVHEALHLSEKEREIILECFKNIKLELEQSIDKHSKSLIVNNIELFLNYCMRFYDRQFLTRDHVNQGVIGKFENSLDEYLKSDKPKSLGFPMVNYFAEQLNLSANYFGDLIKKELGISAQEYIHNKLIEVAKEQIFFPSKSISEISFDLGFKYPQHFTRLFKSKVGISPSEFKALN, from the coding sequence ATGGAAGATCAAAAGGTTGAGGTTTATAGCAGCGTTTCGGAATATAATAAGATGGCGAACCATGAAACCCTGCATCCGCTGGTGAGTATCATTGATTTTTCAAAGTCAGATCCCATCTGCCAGTTCAGAAGAACGTTTGGTTTTTATACAGTTTTTCTGAAAGATATTATGTGCGGCGATATGCATTATGGAAAGCACAGCTACGATTATCAGGAAGGAACTTTGGTTTTTATTGCGCCTGGGCAGATCTACGGAATTAATAATGACGGAAATTACGTTCAGCCGGGAGGATATGCTTTGATATTTCATCCGGATCTGATTAAAGGAACCAATCTAGGAAAAAATATAAAAGACTATAATTTCTTTTCTTACGAAGTTCACGAGGCCTTACATCTTTCTGAAAAAGAGCGTGAAATTATCTTAGAATGTTTTAAAAATATTAAGCTTGAATTAGAACAATCCATCGATAAGCACAGCAAATCTTTAATTGTAAATAATATCGAATTGTTCCTGAATTACTGTATGCGTTTTTATGATCGCCAATTTCTGACTAGAGATCACGTAAATCAGGGCGTTATTGGTAAGTTTGAAAATTCTTTGGATGAATATTTAAAATCTGACAAACCTAAAAGTCTAGGTTTTCCAATGGTTAATTATTTTGCTGAACAGCTCAATCTTTCTGCTAATTATTTCGGAGATCTGATCAAAAAAGAACTGGGAATTTCCGCACAGGAATATATTCATAATAAATTGATAGAAGTGGCCAAAGAGCAGATTTTCTTTCCTTCGAAATCGATCAGCGAAATTTCTTTCGATCTCGGTTTTAAATATCCACAGCATTTTACACGATTGTTTAAAAGTAAAGTTGGAATTTCTCCAAGCGAATTTAAAGCATTGAATTAA
- a CDS encoding alkaline phosphatase family protein, with product MNKIIQITLLLFCCSVFSQKITADTAQVIIRNRYNSVDAQTKPYVIMISTDGFRYDYAKKYNAENLLKFSNEGVQAKAMIPSYPSITFPNHWSLITGLYPSHHGLIDNFFYDYKRKETYAMSNKENAEDGSWYGGTPLWALAEKQGMVSASLMWVGSASEAGGKRPTYYYPYHEKFTPSEKVEKVVNWLKLPMDQRPHFISLYFPEVDGSGHHFGPDTKETEAAVHLVDNAIGELVQKVHALGLKNVNFVFVSDHGMIKVDGGTPLEIPAMLFNKEKFDFYNSQTLLRVYVKNPADVKTAYKELKANKTDDYEVYLDKKLPKYLHFGTEDDKYNRIGQILLIPKAPKIFLEKGKKTSVGKHGYNPKEVPEMKATFFAWGPEFKSNLVIDEFANINVYPLVADVLGLKIDQPIDGKFKVLKGILKEKK from the coding sequence ATGAATAAAATAATACAGATTACCTTATTGTTGTTTTGCTGTTCCGTTTTTTCTCAGAAAATTACAGCGGATACCGCACAGGTTATTATTCGAAACCGATACAACAGCGTTGATGCGCAGACAAAACCTTATGTAATCATGATCTCAACCGATGGTTTCCGTTATGATTATGCTAAAAAATACAATGCTGAAAATTTGTTGAAATTTTCCAACGAAGGCGTTCAGGCAAAAGCAATGATTCCAAGCTATCCGAGCATCACTTTTCCGAATCACTGGTCTTTAATTACGGGATTATATCCTTCTCATCACGGATTGATTGATAATTTTTTCTACGATTATAAGAGAAAAGAAACCTACGCAATGAGCAATAAGGAGAATGCTGAAGATGGAAGCTGGTACGGTGGAACTCCGCTTTGGGCATTGGCAGAAAAACAGGGAATGGTTTCAGCCTCTTTAATGTGGGTTGGTTCTGCGAGTGAAGCGGGAGGAAAAAGACCAACCTATTATTATCCTTATCACGAAAAATTTACACCCTCTGAAAAAGTGGAAAAAGTAGTGAATTGGTTGAAGTTACCGATGGATCAAAGACCGCATTTTATTTCATTATATTTCCCTGAAGTTGATGGAAGCGGACATCATTTTGGTCCGGATACAAAAGAAACTGAAGCAGCGGTTCATTTGGTTGACAATGCGATTGGTGAATTGGTTCAGAAAGTACATGCTTTAGGATTGAAGAACGTTAATTTTGTTTTTGTTTCAGACCACGGAATGATAAAAGTGGATGGCGGAACTCCTTTGGAGATTCCGGCAATGCTTTTTAATAAAGAAAAATTTGATTTTTATAATTCTCAGACTCTTTTAAGAGTGTATGTTAAAAATCCGGCGGATGTAAAAACTGCTTATAAAGAATTGAAGGCAAATAAAACGGATGATTATGAAGTGTATCTGGATAAAAAGCTACCAAAATATCTTCACTTCGGAACAGAAGATGATAAATACAACCGAATAGGACAGATTTTATTAATCCCAAAAGCTCCTAAGATCTTCCTGGAAAAAGGAAAGAAAACTTCTGTGGGAAAACACGGATACAATCCAAAAGAAGTTCCAGAAATGAAAGCGACATTCTTTGCCTGGGGGCCTGAATTTAAAAGTAATCTGGTCATTGATGAATTTGCTAATATTAATGTTTATCCTTTAGTTGCAGATGTTTTAGGATTAAAAATTGATCAGCCGATCGATGGAAAATTCAAGGTCTTAAAAGGAATATTGAAAGAGAAGAAATAG
- a CDS encoding alkaline phosphatase family protein, with the protein MKRGVQFLLLIFSLAVFAQKETVDTAQVVIPNRYNSVEAQTKPYVIMISTDGFRYDYAKKYNAENLLKFSNEGVQAKAMIPSYPSITFPNHWSLITGLYPSHHGLIDNSFYDYKRKERYAMTNSKNVEDGSWYGGIPLWSLAEKQNVISASLQWVGSASDASDTRPTYYYHYHKEFSPLQKIDKVISWLSIPEEKRPHFISLYFPEVDYNGHHFGPDAPQTENAVHVIDQAIGELVKRVNDLGLKDVNFIFVSDHGMTKIGNDNRIDIPEILLNKGDVDYYNSQTLLRVHVKDPKKVKTIYRELKAEKNVNYQVYLTKKFPTYLHFSTKDDHYNRIGHILLVPDPGKTFLDKDEKSPSGNHGYDPAIVQDMKSTFFAWGPKFKKELVIDEFPNVDIYPLVAKILNLKMISPVDGDLQRLVKILK; encoded by the coding sequence ATGAAGCGAGGGGTACAATTTTTACTGTTGATTTTTTCATTGGCAGTTTTTGCTCAGAAAGAAACGGTGGATACCGCACAGGTCGTTATTCCTAACAGGTATAACAGTGTTGAAGCACAGACAAAACCTTATGTAATCATGATTTCCACCGATGGTTTCCGTTATGATTATGCTAAAAAATACAATGCTGAAAATTTATTGAAATTTTCTAACGAAGGGGTTCAGGCAAAAGCAATGATTCCGAGCTATCCAAGCATCACTTTTCCGAATCATTGGTCTTTAATTACCGGATTATATCCTTCACATCACGGACTGATTGATAATTCTTTTTATGATTACAAAAGAAAAGAAAGATATGCAATGACTAACAGCAAAAATGTTGAGGATGGAAGCTGGTACGGAGGTATTCCGTTGTGGAGTCTGGCCGAAAAGCAAAATGTAATAAGTGCTTCGTTGCAGTGGGTCGGTTCCGCGAGTGATGCTTCAGATACCAGACCTACCTATTATTATCATTACCATAAAGAATTTTCACCATTGCAGAAAATAGATAAGGTGATTAGCTGGCTTAGTATTCCGGAAGAGAAAAGACCTCATTTTATTTCACTTTATTTTCCGGAAGTCGATTATAATGGGCATCACTTCGGACCTGATGCTCCTCAAACAGAAAATGCTGTACATGTGATAGATCAGGCAATAGGGGAATTGGTCAAAAGAGTGAATGATCTGGGTTTAAAAGACGTAAATTTTATTTTTGTTTCAGATCATGGTATGACAAAAATTGGTAATGACAACCGTATTGATATACCTGAAATTCTCCTTAATAAAGGAGATGTTGATTACTATAATTCTCAAACATTGCTGCGGGTGCATGTAAAAGACCCAAAAAAAGTGAAAACTATTTATAGGGAACTGAAAGCTGAAAAAAATGTGAATTATCAAGTTTATCTGACTAAAAAGTTTCCAACCTATCTTCATTTTAGTACAAAAGATGATCATTATAACAGGATTGGTCATATTTTACTGGTTCCGGATCCCGGGAAGACTTTTTTAGATAAGGATGAAAAATCACCTTCCGGAAATCATGGCTATGATCCGGCAATTGTTCAGGATATGAAATCTACCTTTTTTGCCTGGGGTCCGAAGTTTAAAAAAGAACTTGTTATTGATGAATTTCCTAATGTGGATATTTACCCTCTTGTTGCAAAAATATTAAATTTAAAAATGATTTCTCCTGTAGATGGGGACTTACAAAGATTAGTAAAGATTTTGAAATAG
- a CDS encoding carboxylesterase family protein: MTSQQHLRTHTFQTPFGKILALKENGIIEAKSIRYARSERYQKPVPIENSPSEIIFPEKIPVCPQTISPLVERMIGPTHIESFEVDESSQYLSVFRPEFINENEKLPIVVWIHGGSHEIGCGDLPTSNPSVWVKEQNIIVVTVTFRLGLFGFLGGNGYRIPNLGLFDIIEALRWIHHNIHGFGGDSKNVTLLGQSSGGDAIAHLMISDGVEGLFQRVIIQSAPLGLRHNRQKMSEEFLRKTEHLKDEKDVLKMMDEYRSFVPSVMKYGLKAAMPFGIQYGFPPLCSENESIEKWKQIAKKYDVLIGFNHDETSFYLKTSEKLNRYFGKGIGLNILNKLIRLTTDIIYGKPAKIFAENYAEAGGDIYLFSIHSQLKTNSLGAPHCIDLPLIFADKEAWKTADLLKDIAWETVDKHGKKIRSAWAEFVRTGKISNTDLPEILNLRKLNFSTE; encoded by the coding sequence ATGACATCACAACAACATCTTAGAACTCATACTTTTCAAACTCCTTTTGGGAAAATTTTAGCCTTAAAGGAAAATGGAATTATTGAAGCTAAAAGCATTCGCTATGCTCGATCGGAGCGTTATCAAAAGCCTGTTCCGATAGAAAATTCTCCTTCGGAAATTATTTTCCCTGAAAAAATACCAGTTTGCCCGCAAACGATCAGTCCGTTGGTTGAAAGAATGATCGGCCCGACCCATATTGAAAGTTTTGAAGTTGATGAGTCTTCCCAGTATCTTTCTGTTTTTCGTCCGGAGTTTATTAATGAAAATGAAAAACTACCCATTGTAGTTTGGATTCATGGCGGGTCACACGAAATTGGCTGTGGAGATCTTCCGACTTCCAATCCTTCGGTTTGGGTTAAAGAACAAAACATAATCGTGGTTACGGTTACTTTCAGATTGGGATTATTTGGATTTCTGGGAGGCAACGGGTATAGAATTCCCAACTTGGGATTGTTTGATATTATTGAAGCTTTAAGATGGATTCATCATAATATTCATGGTTTTGGCGGCGATTCCAAAAATGTAACTTTGTTAGGACAGTCTTCCGGTGGCGATGCCATTGCTCATTTAATGATTTCGGATGGAGTAGAAGGGTTGTTTCAGCGGGTAATTATCCAAAGTGCACCGTTAGGATTACGACATAACCGTCAGAAAATGTCTGAAGAATTTCTTAGAAAAACAGAGCATTTGAAAGATGAAAAAGATGTTTTAAAAATGATGGATGAATATCGCAGTTTTGTTCCGTCGGTAATGAAGTATGGCTTAAAAGCGGCGATGCCTTTTGGTATTCAGTATGGTTTTCCTCCTTTATGTTCAGAAAATGAATCGATCGAAAAGTGGAAACAGATTGCAAAAAAATATGACGTGCTGATAGGATTCAATCATGATGAAACTTCCTTTTATTTAAAAACTTCAGAAAAACTGAACCGATATTTCGGAAAAGGAATTGGTTTAAATATTTTAAATAAGCTGATCAGGTTAACCACTGACATAATTTATGGAAAGCCGGCGAAGATCTTTGCTGAAAACTATGCAGAAGCCGGAGGGGATATTTATTTGTTCAGTATTCATTCTCAATTGAAAACTAATTCTTTAGGTGCTCCTCATTGTATTGATCTTCCTCTGATTTTTGCAGATAAAGAAGCTTGGAAAACGGCAGATTTACTGAAAGATATTGCTTGGGAAACGGTGGATAAACACGGGAAAAAAATTCGTTCTGCATGGGCAGAATTTGTTCGAACAGGTAAGATTTCCAATACAGATTTACCGGAAATTCTAAACCTTCGAAAACTAAATTTTTCGACAGAATAA
- a CDS encoding bacteriocin-like protein has translation MKNKQNLKKIDREQLKTVKAGIGIRNRHCCNYNEDGYCCEWAMDMWSCQHIFC, from the coding sequence ATGAAAAACAAACAAAATTTAAAAAAGATCGATCGTGAACAACTTAAAACAGTAAAAGCCGGAATTGGTATTCGTAACAGACATTGTTGCAATTATAATGAAGATGGCTATTGCTGCGAATGGGCGATGGATATGTGGAGCTGCCAACATATTTTTTGCTAA
- a CDS encoding NAD(P)-dependent alcohol dehydrogenase, which translates to MSTFTVKAYGAESKTTDLKELNIERREVTPQDVEIEILYCGVCHSDLHTARNDWGGSMYPAVPGHEIVGRVTNVGSGVSKFKVGDLAAVGCMVDSCGECESCKHDLEQYCQNGFTGTYNGHDKHLGGQTFGGYSQKVVVDEGFVLSVPENLDLAAVAPLLCAGITTWSPLRHWNVGPNSKVAVVGLGGLGHMAIKLAKGLGAEVTLFSRTPGKTEDAKKLGADHVVISTEQDQMDAVKGKFDVIIDTVPYEHDINPYMHTVALNGTLVLVGFVGEFENESPSTRPMIFQRRSVAGSLIGGIAETQELLDFCGQHNIVSDIELIKMQDINEAYERMLKSDVKYRFVIDMQSL; encoded by the coding sequence ATGAGTACATTCACAGTAAAAGCTTACGGAGCTGAATCTAAGACAACGGATTTAAAAGAATTAAATATTGAAAGAAGAGAAGTAACGCCTCAAGATGTAGAAATTGAAATTCTATATTGCGGAGTTTGCCACTCGGATCTTCATACAGCAAGAAATGACTGGGGCGGCTCTATGTATCCTGCGGTTCCGGGACACGAAATTGTGGGAAGAGTTACCAACGTAGGAAGTGGGGTTTCTAAATTTAAAGTTGGAGATCTGGCTGCTGTAGGTTGCATGGTAGATTCTTGTGGCGAATGCGAAAGCTGTAAACACGATCTTGAGCAATATTGCCAAAACGGTTTTACAGGAACTTATAACGGGCACGATAAACATTTGGGCGGACAGACTTTCGGAGGATATTCTCAAAAAGTAGTTGTTGACGAAGGTTTTGTATTAAGCGTGCCTGAAAACTTGGATCTGGCTGCCGTTGCACCACTTCTTTGCGCGGGAATCACAACTTGGTCGCCTTTGAGACATTGGAACGTTGGTCCGAATTCTAAAGTGGCAGTTGTAGGTTTGGGAGGTTTGGGACACATGGCGATTAAACTGGCAAAAGGTTTAGGTGCTGAAGTTACTTTATTCTCAAGGACTCCTGGAAAAACGGAAGATGCTAAAAAATTAGGAGCAGATCACGTGGTGATTTCTACGGAGCAAGATCAGATGGATGCTGTAAAAGGAAAATTCGATGTTATTATCGATACGGTTCCTTACGAGCACGACATCAACCCTTATATGCACACCGTTGCCCTGAACGGAACTTTAGTATTGGTAGGTTTTGTAGGTGAATTTGAAAATGAATCTCCAAGCACAAGACCCATGATTTTCCAACGTCGTTCTGTAGCAGGATCATTGATCGGAGGAATTGCTGAAACTCAGGAATTACTTGATTTCTGCGGACAGCATAATATCGTTTCTGATATTGAATTGATCAAGATGCAGGATATTAACGAGGCGTATGAAAGAATGCTGAAAAGCGACGTAAAATACCGTTTCGTGATTGATATGCAATCTCTATAA
- a CDS encoding alpha-amylase: protein MNETMIQFFHWYSDGDGKLWKEAEQNADYLSELGITSVWFPPAYKGANGGHSIGYDAYDLFDLGEFDQKGTVPTKYGTKDDYIKAIKALKEKNIQVIVDIVLGHKGGGDELETFKAVKVDEENREKIISDEIEIQSYTKFTFPGREKKYSDFEWNFTCFSGVDYAEGMDSHIYKIKNEYGTGWEQMIDDEKGNYDYLMFNDVEHRNPFVREELNNWAKWYFDETDFDGVRLDALKHISFDFYKEWLTLLRSNSGKNIFAVGEYWAPGQLNLLQKYIEATEGCMSLFDSSLHNNFHTASHEGGSYDLRRIFDETLTQADPLHSVSLVDNHDTQPLQDLEAPVEKWFKPLAYALILLRKDGYPCIFYPDLYGAHYVDKDREGNDQEIFLDKVDGIEELLKARKYHAYGEEKDYFEDANCLGWVREGDEEHSGCAVVLSNKEAYEKPMEVGEKYIGQEFYDFLGRFEKTVTIDENGWGNFPVPAGNVSVWIPKSE from the coding sequence ATGAATGAAACGATGATTCAGTTTTTCCACTGGTATTCAGACGGGGATGGAAAGCTTTGGAAAGAGGCAGAGCAGAACGCAGATTATTTATCAGAATTAGGAATCACTTCGGTGTGGTTTCCGCCTGCTTACAAAGGCGCAAACGGTGGTCATTCTATTGGCTACGACGCTTATGATCTTTTTGATCTCGGTGAATTCGACCAGAAAGGAACGGTTCCCACAAAATACGGCACCAAAGACGATTATATTAAAGCAATTAAAGCTTTAAAAGAGAAAAATATTCAGGTAATTGTTGATATTGTTTTAGGACATAAAGGTGGCGGTGACGAGCTGGAAACTTTTAAAGCTGTAAAAGTAGATGAAGAAAATCGTGAGAAAATAATTTCAGACGAAATCGAAATTCAATCCTATACCAAATTTACATTTCCCGGAAGAGAAAAAAAATATTCAGATTTTGAATGGAATTTCACTTGTTTCAGCGGCGTAGATTATGCGGAAGGAATGGATTCTCATATCTACAAAATTAAAAATGAATACGGAACCGGCTGGGAACAGATGATCGATGATGAAAAAGGGAATTACGATTATCTGATGTTTAATGATGTGGAACACCGTAATCCTTTTGTGCGCGAAGAGCTTAACAACTGGGCAAAATGGTATTTTGATGAAACCGATTTCGATGGTGTACGATTGGATGCTTTAAAACATATTTCCTTTGATTTTTATAAAGAATGGCTCACTTTATTGCGTTCTAATTCCGGAAAGAATATTTTTGCGGTCGGAGAATACTGGGCACCCGGACAATTAAATTTATTACAAAAATACATTGAAGCCACCGAAGGATGTATGAGTCTTTTCGACAGCTCACTTCACAACAATTTCCATACGGCTTCTCATGAGGGAGGCTCTTATGATCTGCGACGGATTTTTGATGAAACGCTTACCCAAGCAGACCCGCTTCACTCGGTGAGTCTGGTTGATAATCATGATACGCAACCTTTGCAGGATTTGGAAGCTCCTGTTGAAAAATGGTTTAAACCTTTGGCTTATGCACTTATCTTATTGAGAAAAGATGGTTATCCATGTATATTTTATCCCGATTTATACGGTGCACATTATGTGGATAAAGACAGAGAAGGCAATGATCAGGAAATATTTTTGGATAAAGTTGACGGAATTGAAGAACTGTTAAAAGCAAGAAAATACCATGCGTATGGCGAAGAAAAAGATTATTTTGAGGATGCCAACTGTTTGGGCTGGGTTCGTGAAGGCGATGAAGAACATTCAGGATGTGCCGTTGTTTTAAGCAATAAAGAAGCCTACGAAAAACCTATGGAAGTGGGTGAAAAATATATCGGACAGGAATTTTATGATTTCCTGGGAAGATTTGAAAAAACAGTGACCATCGATGAAAACGGTTGGGGAAATTTCCCTGTTCCGGCCGGAAATGTAAGTGTTTGGATACCTAAATCTGAATAA
- the dinB gene encoding DNA polymerase IV translates to MDFSFPVRKIIHVDMDAFYASVEQHDDPTLKGKPIAVGGQHRGVVAAASYEARKFGVRSAMPSKTAKEKCPHLIFVPPRFARYKEISKKIREIFHEYTDLVEPLSLDEAYLDVTENKKGIESANQIAKEIRQKIFEATGLTASAGISVNKFLAKVASDINKPNGQKTIHPDKLEEFLEELPVEKFYGVGKVTANKMFSLGIYKGKDLKKRSIEDLTRMFGKSGGYYYNVVRGIHNSEVKPHRIQKSVAVERTFFEDLFDEQQVNEKLESLSDELHTRLQKNKILGRTLTLKIKYKDFSLFTRSITKEEYFTSPEEYFKTGKKLWELRPFDKPVRLLGLSLSHLNTEEKKQVSVQLKIPFSEFEN, encoded by the coding sequence ATGGATTTTTCTTTTCCCGTTCGCAAAATCATTCATGTTGATATGGACGCATTCTATGCATCCGTAGAGCAGCATGATGATCCTACTCTGAAAGGGAAACCTATTGCCGTGGGAGGCCAGCATCGTGGTGTTGTTGCTGCGGCAAGTTACGAAGCCCGAAAATTTGGAGTTCGTTCTGCAATGCCCAGTAAAACAGCCAAAGAAAAATGCCCGCACCTGATCTTTGTCCCGCCGCGTTTTGCCCGTTATAAAGAAATTTCAAAAAAAATTCGGGAAATTTTTCACGAATACACCGATCTGGTAGAACCTCTTTCTCTGGATGAAGCCTATCTGGATGTTACCGAAAATAAAAAGGGAATAGAATCTGCCAATCAGATTGCTAAAGAAATTCGTCAGAAAATTTTTGAAGCCACAGGATTAACTGCTTCAGCCGGAATTTCCGTCAATAAATTTTTAGCTAAAGTGGCTTCAGATATTAATAAACCAAACGGACAGAAAACGATTCATCCCGACAAGCTTGAGGAATTTCTCGAAGAATTACCCGTTGAAAAATTTTATGGTGTCGGAAAGGTTACAGCTAATAAAATGTTCAGCCTTGGAATTTATAAAGGAAAGGATTTAAAGAAAAGGTCGATAGAAGATCTGACAAGAATGTTCGGAAAATCTGGTGGATATTATTACAATGTTGTTCGCGGAATTCATAACTCCGAGGTAAAACCTCATCGGATACAGAAAAGTGTAGCGGTGGAGAGAACTTTTTTTGAAGATCTTTTTGATGAGCAGCAGGTCAACGAAAAACTGGAAAGTTTAAGTGACGAACTTCATACCCGACTGCAGAAAAATAAAATATTGGGACGAACTTTAACGCTGAAAATTAAATATAAAGATTTCTCGCTTTTTACACGAAGTATAACTAAGGAGGAATACTTTACATCACCTGAAGAATATTTCAAAACTGGAAAAAAACTTTGGGAACTGAGACCATTCGACAAACCTGTCCGTTTGCTGGGTTTATCGTTATCGCACCTCAACACGGAAGAAAAAAAACAGGTTTCCGTTCAACTAAAAATCCCGTTTTCAGAATTTGAGAATTGA